A stretch of DNA from Yoonia sp. G8-12:
GATCTTATGCTCTTTGTCGGCCTGCAGAATTTCGGCATAGCGGTCCGCCGGAATACCGTGGCCCCAAGGGGTCTCGACAATGTTCATCTCCAACCCGTGACGCTGGCACATATCAATCCAGCGGTGGCTGAACATCCCGTTGCGTGCCGCCAGCACGGTGTCGCCAGCGGAAAGGGTATTTGTGAGCGCAGTTTCCCAACCGCCAGTGCCGGTGGAAGGAAAGATAAAGATCTCAGCCGTTTCAGACTTCAGGATTTGCTGAACGCCCGCACGTGCGGGGTGCAGGATTTGCCCGAAAAGCGGTGAGCGGTGGTCGATTGTCGGCATGTCACAGGCTTTGCGAATAGCTTCGGGCATATTCGTCGGGCCGGGTATAAATACAGGGTTCTGAAAGCTCATCATCCAATCCTCCATTGGGTTGAGAGTGTTTTGCCAGAGTGGGTTCTGTCTGCATATTTTTTTGAAATTGTTTTTCAGAAAGTGATTTTCTGGAAAACTTGTTTGTTGTCAGAGGTTTGTATTTTTCATAACGTGAAATATATTTTCAGATATGGAAAAATTATGGAAGCAGAGAGCAAACGTGGTCGCGGCCGCCCCAAAGCATGGGATGACAAAGGCGCGCAGAACACCATCAAATCACTGGATCGCGCGCTAGAGGTCTTGGTGCAGTTGGGCAAGATGCAAGGCAGCACCCTGTCCGAGATTGCAGGTGTCTTGGGCCAGTCGCCCGCCACCGTCTACCGTGTGCTCACGACTTTCCAAGGGCGCGGATTTGCAGACTTCGACGAACAAAGCCAGATTTGGAGCATCGGTCCAGCGGCCTTTCTCACCGGATCACAGTTTCTGCGCCGTACCTCGCTGGTTGAACGCGCCCGCCCCATCATGCGCGACCTTATGGAGGCGACGGGCGAAACCGCGAACCTCGGGATTGAACGTGATGGCAAGGTTCTTTTTCTGGGGCAGGTTGAGACACACGCCACGATCCGTGCGTTTTTTCCACCTGGCACGGCCTCTGCGATGCATTCCTCCGGGATTGGCAAGGCGCTGTTGTCGCGCATGGACGACAAACGCCAGCGTCAGGTGCTCGCGGCGAGTCAGCTTGAACAGTTCACGCCCTATACGCTGACCGATCCCGAAGCGATGATCGCTGATCTGCACGCAACCAAGGCGCGCGGCTATGCCTTTGATGGGGAAGAGCGCAATATTGGCATGCGCTGTATCGCCGCCCCGGTCTATAATGTTTTTGGCGAGGCGGTTGCAGGTATTTCCGTTTCGGGTCCAACGGCACGGATCACCGATGACCGGATCGCAGATTTGGCCGAAGACGTTATGGATGCCGCCAAGCGCCTGACCCGCGCCATCGGGGGCAATGACAGACCGCCAGGTTAGCGTTTGCTGGGCCGGATGGCGCTGTCGCGATAGTTCGGATCGTCGCTGAACGGGTGGTCTTCTTCCGGCATGGCGTCTTGGGGCGTATCAGGGATATTGGGCCGCAACAGTTTTGCCCAAAGCTTGCGCGCAAAAAACTGGGCAATCACCACAAGCACCATGAACGCGGCTAAGGCTGCAAGGATCGAGCCTATACTGATCTCGACGCAGGCACCATCAGCGCCAAGTACGATTGCATGGAGGATGCTAACTGTTTCTGTGCAGTCGGTGAACATGTGATACCCCGTGGCAAGACTTGAGCAGGTTAGTCTGAGCGGATCAAAACGGCAAACACTGCCGGTTTTATTGTCAGCCATCGGAATTCTGCATGACATTTCATAGGCGGCTTCTTAGGGTTTTCTTTGAAATACCGGAACGGAGCCTACCATGCATTTTGGTCTCACCGATGAACAGCAAATGATCGTGGACACGGTGCGGTCTTTTGTTGAGCACGAAATCTACCCCCATGAAGATGCGGTCGAAAGGAGTGGCGAGGTTCCAAAAGAGATCGCCGACGAGATCAAGCGCAAGACGATTGAACTGGACTTTTATGCCTGCAACTTTCCCGAGGAGGTTGGCGGCGCAGGATTGAGCCACGTCGATTTCGCGCTGGTCGAGCGGGAGCTGGGTCGCGGGTCGATGGCGCTTAACCATTTCTTTGGCCGTCCGCAGAATATTCTGATGGCCTGTCAGGGGGACCAGCGTGAGCGGTATCTGCTGCCTGCGGTGCGGGGCGAACGGATGGATGCGCTGGCGATGACGGAACCGGATGCAGGATCCGATGTGCGGGGAATGAAATGTTCGGCGGTGCGCGATGGTGGTGATTGGGTGCTGAACGGGTCCAAGCATTTCATATCTGGTGCGGATCACGCTGATTTCTTTATCGTCTTCGTCGCAACCGGCGTCGATGACACGCCGCGCGGACCGAAAAAACGCATCACGACGTTTCTGGTTGATCGCGGCACGCCGGGGTTTGAGGTGCGCGACGGGTACAAATCGGTCAGCCACCGTGGCTATAAAAACTGTATTCTGGATTTTGATAGCTGCCGCTTGCCGGATGCGCAGGTTCTGGGTGAGGTGGATGGCGGTTTCGCGGTCATGAACGAGTGGCTTTATGCCACGCGTATTACTGTTGCTACCATGTCGGTCGGACGCGCCCGGCGATGTTTCGACTATGCCCTCAATTACGCCGCCGAGCGTAAACAGTTTGGCCAGCCGATTGGCAAATTCCAAGGCGTCAG
This window harbors:
- a CDS encoding acyl-CoA dehydrogenase family protein, which codes for MHFGLTDEQQMIVDTVRSFVEHEIYPHEDAVERSGEVPKEIADEIKRKTIELDFYACNFPEEVGGAGLSHVDFALVERELGRGSMALNHFFGRPQNILMACQGDQRERYLLPAVRGERMDALAMTEPDAGSDVRGMKCSAVRDGGDWVLNGSKHFISGADHADFFIVFVATGVDDTPRGPKKRITTFLVDRGTPGFEVRDGYKSVSHRGYKNCILDFDSCRLPDAQVLGEVDGGFAVMNEWLYATRITVATMSVGRARRCFDYALNYAAERKQFGQPIGKFQGVSFQIADMITEIDAADMLTLSAAWRLDHGLPANREIASAKVYATEMLARVTDATLQIYGGMGLMSDFPIERFWRDARVERIWDGTSEIQRHIISRELLRPLGA
- the bhcR gene encoding HTH-type transcriptional regulator BhcR, with protein sequence MEAESKRGRGRPKAWDDKGAQNTIKSLDRALEVLVQLGKMQGSTLSEIAGVLGQSPATVYRVLTTFQGRGFADFDEQSQIWSIGPAAFLTGSQFLRRTSLVERARPIMRDLMEATGETANLGIERDGKVLFLGQVETHATIRAFFPPGTASAMHSSGIGKALLSRMDDKRQRQVLAASQLEQFTPYTLTDPEAMIADLHATKARGYAFDGEERNIGMRCIAAPVYNVFGEAVAGISVSGPTARITDDRIADLAEDVMDAAKRLTRAIGGNDRPPG